CAAGCACCCAACTATGAACCCTAGTATAAAAAATACTCTCTTGTAACTAGTATAATCATGGTGTCATATGGCAGGCACATAGAAGGACTGGTttgctttgttgtttttaatttttcaaatcTGACCATCAAGAAAGGAGTGCTCGTGCTTCCATACCAAATCTCTTCTGGAGACTTGCTTCAttgtttttgtgtttcttgTGGCTCTATAGGCTCACAGTTAGCAGGAGATGCAACAAATCCATGTTTGAGAGCAACACACATCTGTAATCTGAGCAAGAAGTGTTTTCGTCTGCGCACAGACTATGCCTCCATCTGCACCAAGGGAGCAGCAAGTGAGGATGTGTGTGACCGGCGCAAGTGCCACAGAGGGCTAAGGAATTTCTTTGAAAAAGTTCCTGAGGATTTCACCAAAAGGATCCTGTTCTGTCCATGTCAAGATGAATTTTGTGGAGAAAGACGCCGCAAAACTATTGTTCCTGATTGTTCTTTCCAGTATAACACCAAACCGAATTGCCTCTGGCTTCTGGACTCCTGCTTAGAAGACCATATCTGCAAGTGGGTGAGGCAGCAGAGGATGTTATCCAAGAGAACAACATCGAAACTGATGGTCTCATTTTCCTTTCTACAGATCCCGATTAGCTGACTTCCAACAAAATTGTCAACCTGTAGACATGTCTCCAGATGGCTGCTCTCTGCACAACCATGCTGCATGCCTGCAGGCTTACATGGGGATGATTGGTAAGTGATATCCACAGGAAGATACAGGGTAGATGCTTTCAGGCCACAAGCTTGCAGGCACTCTCTGATGCTGTGAAGGACCATTCTGGTCTCCTGCAGGAGGTAGCACTCAGTATATTGGTGAACGTGCCTTACTGATGGATGCTAGTGCTCTCCCTTGCCTCAGAGGTAAATGCAGTCCAAAGAGAACTCTTCCATGGCATTTTTTTGCTGTActttgccccatccctgcctgagATTTCTGTAAGCATCTCTGCATCATCAGCTGGTTCGAAGCACTCCAAGTACCTCAGCAACAGCACACTGTGGGCTTGTTGAACTAAGTCATTGTCATTCCTAATGCTGGAGTTACATCCCATCACAGCAGTGATTAAATACAGCATTCCATCACTGCCTGACTTTTAGATTCCTGATGGCTTGTTAGCATTGcactgtgttctcagaggcagCCAGAACATAGCACTACCAGCTGTTAGAAGGAAGGTCGTCTTTGGTTTTAACTATTTACTATCTACCAACCTACTAAAACATTTTCAGAGTAGCTCAAAAGAGGATGTAAAGAGCAGCAGTACCTCAGAAGCTGTAAATCTAGACTATACCTTCAGTTTTTCCAGATGGCTCTGCTAGTTTTGAGCTACATGAACACTGCCCGAATGGCACGCTACAGGTGTGCAGTATTTGTTTGTCAAAAGACACCTGGCTACACAGTGTTGCCAGTTACCCAAGAAGCAAGAGTACCTTTTGCTGCCATATGTCAGCTGAGTCCACGCAAGTCCTTCACATCCTAAAACAAAAATCCTTCACAGTTTAATTCTTGCACCATTACATTGCTTTCCCCCCATCAATTtgcactgagctctgcaggtACAGTTCTCACCAATGTGTCTGCTGTGTACACATCACAATTTAATGCTTGCACCAGCTTCAGTTCTCAATACATCTCAGAGTGCCTGTGTCAGGGGTAGCAATCTCAACACTTTCTCACAGCTCAGCAGACTTCAGGTAGGTTCATCAAGTCTGACATTGCCTGGGTAACATGCTTATCACAGTGGAAGGCTTCTGCCTCCAGGGCAGCATTTCCTTCAGTATAACATGATTCATAATGCTTCTTTCATCTGGGGGTTTGGGACAGGCACACCCATGACACCCAACTATGTCAGTAACTCCAGCGTGGAGGTTTCCTTGTGGTGTACATGTGAGAACAGTGGCAACCAGAAGGAGAAGTGTGACCAGATACTCGGCATGTTTGAGAGCAACAAATGCCTTGGTAAGCATCAATCACATCACAGAGAAACAGCTCAGCAGAGAGCAATTTAAATCCTGTGGTTTCAAGATTCTGTGTTGCATTGCTCTTGTGTATAGTTCTATGTTCTGCAATGATCCATGATCTCCTCTGCAACCTGTGGGACCAGCCTGGATCTGCTCTAAGAACTGTTTCTGTATCTTTTGGCAACATTTCTGTTCACCTCGAACACCCTTGAAGCTATTTCCAAACATCATTCAAATGAAGGGCACTGCAAAAACATCACCAAGGGGAGATGAGACATGCTGTATCCATAGGTTGCTGAGTAACCACATCTGTGCACCAGGACTATGGGGTCAGGAttcccctcctcatcctctgttTCTGTACTCACCCCTCATTTACTCAGTCAAGATAAGTAGCTTCTGATGCAGCCTGTTACTAGATTCGGCATAGCAGTTGCAAAAGTCCTGTTACATGCAACTGTGCAATCCTAAATCTGTATTTCTTCTATTTCCCTAGTGTTTTAGCAACATACTTCAATgagatttaaatattttatgtttgtaaaagctttaaaaggatataaaagaaaacagcatCATTACATAAATGATTAATACTTAAACCTGCCTCCCACAGTATATAAAAGCCTTACACCCAGCACTATAGACACATCTACAATTTAATCATCTCATCTGAGATACTACAGACCTGCCCCTTACAAAATACAGAGTTGGGAAAGTTGCAGAGGGGCCCCAAAAGTCTTCAAGTACAGTTCAAACTGTTTTTGCAGTCTGCTCAATGTCACAAGTAAACTCACAAACTGACAGGCCATTCAGAAAACAGAGAATATGTATCTTCTAAATCAAGACCACACAGCCTGTGAGTGCCTTTCCGAAAACAGCTTCTCTAGACTTCTGTTCACTAGACTCCAAGGTGTGCACAAGAAAAGCACAGTAAGACTCTTACTTTACTTCTGTTTGCAGAAAATACCATTTGGTCTCAAATGCACCTGAAGCAGACAGCTCTAGAAAGACAGGAAGACTTATTTTATTCATCTTCCCTAAGCTTCCAAGGAGACAGTGCCAGCACATCTCTCTCTTCGGCAATGTCCCAGGTACGCAATGCTTTGTTGCCTTCACAAGACAGTGAGTCAAGTGGCCTAGAGACAGTAGTTGAAAAACCTTGGATCTGGAAATATGTGACTTTGGACATCAAACCAAGGAATGCCATGTGCATGCAGAACACTGGACTACTCTGCCTTAAGTTAGTCCTTCCACAGACAAGCAAAAATAGGAGGCTGTATATCTGGCCACGGGAGTTACAATAGTCTCACACTAGTGCTCAGAACCAGAGGTTCTGCAGCCAGACGTTTGAGCATAAATGTGTCTAACTGGGATTCATccctcttttttatttcctaggTGGCTGAAGGGAAGACACAACGAGACAGCTCCAAACAGAGCAGTATGCCTATGGCCTCCTCTGTATTTTCTGGAGCTGTTACTTCCTGGCCTTCTCTGGCTCTGTTCCTGCCCCTGTTGCTTAGCCCACATTAATTGGGTATAAAAGGAATCTTTCCTTCccatattattaatattattccACATCCAGGCATGTCCCAATACAGATTTACCTTTGGGAAACAGAAGGCTTGCAGACAAGAGGAACGGCCTTAACACAGAACGGCAGTCACTGGAAACCTCCCACATACTTGCACCCTTCTTTCCCCCTGTCAGTTTGCGCTGAGCTCTGCAGGTACAGTTCTCACCATTGCTTCTGCTGTGTACACATTCTGAGTAATGGGTTAATCTTCCAGCTTAATAGGTTAAATCAAAGGTCTGATTTCTTTCAGAATTTGTGCAGAGTTTCGTTTCTGACTGTAGGGATGATCTGACAGTGTCTCCGACCACCCCACCATCTGAAGCTCCTCCTCAGGCATACAATcattgaatggtttgggtttgaagggaccttaaaaaatCATTTGGCTTCAACCCCcatgccacaggcagggactgCCTTCCACTAGTCCAGGTTGCTGCAAAGCCcattcaacctggccttgaacacttggAGGGATGGGGCaagcacagcttctctggacaatctATGGCAGTGCAtcaccactctcacagggaataattttttcctaaCAGTCAATCTAAACATACCctctttctgtttaaaaatgttGTTCCATATCCTGTCCCTAGAGACCCTGAAAAAAAAGTCTCAGTGCTTATCATCCCCCCTGATGTATTGAAAAGGCACAACAAGATCTCCACAGGGCgttctcttctccaggccaaACCACATCAACTGTCTTGGCCTTTCTTCATAGGAGGGGAGTTCTAGCCCTCTCGTAATTTTCATGGCCTCATCTGAACCTGCTTGAAGAGGCCCATGTCTGTCACGTACTGGGCACCCCAGAGTTGGAATGCTGAACTCCGGGTGGGGAGGTGGGCTGGGGTAGAGGGGAAGAATCGCCTCTcagcctgctggccatgctTCTTTTTATGTAGGCCAGGCTGTAGgatgg
The Zonotrichia albicollis isolate bZonAlb1 chromosome 15, bZonAlb1.hap1, whole genome shotgun sequence genome window above contains:
- the LOC102067211 gene encoding GDNF family receptor alpha-4; its protein translation is MTPVTRPTSLQPADRPAPPPAAAATGGPCTRRGSGRGRRSLPAPRRGGPGSAAPRRGRAACELQPRRSEPLTASMGPALLLGLLLSRAGDLMALPSSDCVMAEQLCLSDSTCNATYRTLENCALAKTRLLSLDHDSRVRCLNAELDLGNSSLLHCKCHRRMKRQEHCLRIFWTVHSSMTDGYLNLETSPYENSANEEHWKTDYNKLAALVSGSQLAGDATNPCLRATHICNLSKKCFRLRTDYASICTKGAASEDVCDRRKCHRGLRNFFEKVPEDFTKRILFCPCQDEFCGERRRKTIVPDCSFQYNTKPNCLWLLDSCLEDHICKSRLADFQQNCQPVDMSPDGCSLHNHAACLQAYMGMIGTPMTPNYVSNSSVEVSLWCTCENSGNQKEKCDQILGMFESNKCLENTIWSQMHLKQTALERQEDLFYSSSLSFQGDSASTSLSSAMSQVAEGKTQRDSSKQSSMPMASSVFSGAVTSWPSLALFLPLLLSPH